The sequence CGTTACTATTTAAACACCCTTATTCCAGAGGGCACTGTTCCTCTATGGTCGGCCACGatccaaaaagtgcaaaaatgggataaaACAGCTTAATCCGTCTTGCCTCCCAACATGGCaacctggcttataaagtgcaaaccTGGCAACCCACCCAAAACAAAAGGAAGGAGCTGCAATCTCGGCCAGAACCGCAACAAACGCTTCTGCGGCTTCAAGTTTTTCCCCCGATGGATCAGGATCAAACAAACTGCAAGCCGTAGTCATGATGAATTTACCCGTTTAAAGAAGTTTGACCCTGACTGAATCTATTTACACTATGAACACCCAGACATTACCGCGTACTACCGATTTCAAGAATcgtgatgaaatttttgaacagttcaaaatctgGTTCCTAATTTCAAGTCTGGTACTGACGACGGCCGTAACTACTACACCAAGTTtggtcaagattgacaaagatggatcaagaagttattgTGAGGCTTCAAAACGCACCAGAATTTGCTATTctggattaaatgggaaggaacagtgctctgtggaataaCCCAATAAGGTGCAGGAAATATCATAGACATAAACACTCTGTGACATCACCCAGAGGTTTTCTGAAGACAAGACTCAGAAAGTGTTGCTCTGGGTGTAGTGGGCATTGTCTCTACATCTCAGCCCAACCCTCTCAAAGAGCGTAGCCAAGacgaatgaagcccaaacatgccCCCTGTCTCAGACTTACCAAACCCGCTAAGGCTAAGAAGCTAACCTTAGTTCGGCTGTTTTATTAAAGCAAATTTTTGTGGATTGGCCGTTGTTTTTCATGGCTTGGGTGTGGATGTTGAGAATTATGACGGACTTATTGCCTCAGTAATCGTAGCTTAACTGGACCTAAGGTTGCTAAAAGCACAAcataaattaaatacaaatatTTCACTTGACAGAAATACTGGACCACAGACTTCTTAAATGATCTGCTAGGACAAATAACAGCACAGCTAACAGTGctgttacagatatttgtaataaaatgtttagACTGGACAGATACGGTCCATTCCACAACACTGGAGCTCCGAGTCTGAACTCTGCTGATGGCACaaactagctgtcactcaaactgACCACACCCCTATTTATGCATTTGAAAATGTTTGGCCACGTACCTTCACTCTGGAGCGTTGGCCTTTCCCCCATGAACCTTTGCGTCTTGTCCTACAGATGGGTCGGTTATGAGCATGAGAACTTCCGGGGTCGACAGTACCTGTGGGACATGTCAGAGAGAGGCGAGTACAACTGCTGCGACAAGTGGTGTGCTCAGGTGGACCACATCTCCTCCGTCCGCTCTGTCAGACAGGTAAAAACATGAAGTCTGCGCACACAAAGGCAAGACCGAGGAAACGTTACAGTGACAGAGAGAATGTAAAACTGTAGACCTACTCTGTTCAACTGTGCATGGACTGGGTGATGGGTAGTCTGGTGGAGCCCAGCACCCTGGGTCACAAAGTTCAATGTGTAGGTGACACTAGACGAGTATCCATCAAGGTGAGACTTGAAACACTTGGTGGTCTTGGATAAGAGATCTTCGACAAGATCATTCCACAAGTCAGCCATGCTGAGGCTGAAGAAGTTgtggctttttccacattttatgttacagccttattccaaaatagagtaaattcatttccccccacccccacccaatcaaaattctacccacaacaccccaaaatgacaacatgaaaatagtttttttttttttttttttggaagtttttgctactttattaaaaaaaaataaaaaaatcacatgcacaagtattcacagccttttctcaatacaattacagcctcaagtcttcttgaatatgatgccacaagcttggtgcacctatctttggccagtttggtccattcctctttgcagcatctctcaagctccataaggttggatggggagcgtcgtccacagccattttcagatctctccagagatgttcagttggattcaggtctggactctggctgggccactcaaggacattcacagagttgtcctgaagccactcctttgatatcttggctgtgtgcttagggtcattgtcctgctgaacgatgaaccgccgccccagtctgaggtccagagcgctctggagcaggttttcatccaggatgtctctgtacattgctgcattcatctttccctcaatcctgactagtctcccagttcctgctgctgaaaaacatccccacagcatgatgctgccaccaccatgcttcactgtagagatggtgcctggtttcctccaaacatgacgcctgcattcacaccaaagagttccatctttgtctcatgagaccagagaattttgtttctcctggtctgagagtccttcaggtgccttttgtcaaactccaggtgggctaccatgtgccttttactaaggagtggcttctgtcactctaccatacaggcctgataagtggattgctgcagagatggttgtccttctggatggttgttctctgacagagtggccgtcaggttcttggtcacctccctgattaacgtccttctcccccgatcgctcagtttagacaggcggccagctcctgGAGTCCTGGTGAATCTTACCTTCTTCCTTTTacagctcattgggaccttcaaagcagcagaaatgtttctgtacccttctccagatttgtgcctccagacaatcctgtctcagaggtctacagacaattcctttgacttcatgtttggtttgtgctctgactgtcaactgtgggaccttatatatagacaggtgtgtgtccttcaaaatcatgtccaatcaattgaatttactccaggtggactccaattaagctgtagaaacatctcaaggatgatcagtggaaataggaggcacctgagctcaattttgagcttcatgtcagagactgtgaatacttatgtatgtgtgatttcttatttttagtaaatttgtaaaacaaacaaacaaaaaacaaaacaaaaacaaaaaatgtgtttcacattgtcattatggggtattgtgtgtagaattttgaggggaaaaaaagaatttcatccattttggaataaggctgtctgtaacaaaatgtgggaaaagtgaagcgctgtgaatactttctggacgcaccgTAAGTTCCTCTTCTCagtcatatttgttccatcttcttcTTCCTTTGGTTCATCTGACTTTTTTCAAGGTCCTGTCTCCTTTCCTCATTGCTCCTGCAGAGTCCGGTCACTCTGTTCTTTCCAAAGCTTGTATCATGTTTAGATTGTCCCGTGTCTCTCAAACATTCCTATAATCAGGTTAAATTTGCTGTACAACTGATTGAACTCCCTCTGACATCTTTGATGTCTTAAAAAGAAGTTATCCAGAACATCAGTGCTGATGGCTCTGTTTTGTAGGACAACAGCTCTGCCAGAGCTCAGCTGTTTGAGCGAGTTGGTTTTTCTGGGAAGAAGATGGCGATCCAGGATGATGTCCCCAACCTGATGAACCGCTACAACCTCAACAGAGTGGCCTCCATCCGCGTGCTGGGAGGAGCGTAAGTGCAGCATCACTGATCTACATCACGGCACATTACTGTGAAGAGATGCTTTAGAACGGTTTGAGCTGAACCTTCTAGCCCGTGTTCTCCATGGATTTTAATATGTTAAATTGCTGAAGGCTGGAGGGGAGAGCTCTGAGATGGTGTGAGTGCTAACTGCTGTTCTAGACTGGACTGGGGTCACTGTGACTTCAGTGCTtttgtgaggaaaggtttaccgaCCTTGACTTTGAAGACAACGCTGTGTCACCCCGATGGTACCACTTGAGAAGCTGATTGAGGAATTTGATTGCTTGGATTTGTCCTGAATCAAGACCAAAATCCAGCGTTTTTAGTGACTTCCTGGAGCTACCATCAGAAACATATGGTTCGGtttaaagtgttgaacttgtggacTCATAAACTCATGACATTCAGGTCTTTAGGTTCTCTTCCTTTGAGATCGAGAAGCACCTTGGGCAGAGACGTTTGGGGATGTCGATATCTTTGCAAGTGAACAAAGGTCAAAATCTTCCACTTCCTGATGTCTGTCTGACTCGATGTCTTTAGTACCAGGCCTCTTTGGAAAAGGTGACGGGAGATTATTGGGACTGATCCTTCGACTGATTTAGGTCATTTacctgttttgtgtgtttttttttttttttttttttcttactcgaGCTGCTGACATTGAAATATTCCCCCTGCATGAATTAATAAAGTTCATTTTACTGTGCACCACATCCGTCTTCAAACTGACCAGAGATGTCCTCTAAGACTTTACTGGTGTATCAGAAACCAAATAAATACACCCCAGTGGCAGGATTCCATCAGACGCAGTCACATGATGATTACAAAGCAGGTTGTTACGTCTTATTGGGAGACTCCGGTGGTTTATGTTGCTCTGCACAGACCGTtcaattcactcattcattcctgCTCTAAACAAGACAGGGGGGACGACAACAGCATTTCCTACAAATGACAATTATTGTGCAGAAAAGGAGGCGGAGCCTCTCCTCCAATAAGAAGAAGGGGTGTGGCAAACAGCAGCTTTTTTTCATTTAAAGCAAAAGACAAACATGAATATTGGATTTTTAAAAGGatgatttacacacacacacagtaacttaTCTCATTGTTACCATCCAACCTTCAGTTCAGCTCGTCCTGTTAAGTGCAGCGGTTGCACAGATTTAAATTAATTATGCAAATAAGTGATTTACTTCACATTTCCAAAACTCCATAAATCTGTTGGGACATTCAGCTGGTACATTTAAAACTGATGCAATAGTTAAAATCATGTaacttgcaaaaaacaacaaaaagcccCTGTCTCATCAAGAATTTTGATTTCTGTTCTGccattttcttcataaaagcctccctgttcccTGCAGCATCACTGTTAGCCTCCGATCTGGTCGATCCCACAGCAGATGGTATCGATCGAGTCTGCCTCTGTGGTGGCTCGGTGCCAGCGTGCCCCCCCGGGACAGACAGACCAGTGATCGCTGCGCCCTGCATGGACTGTGGTCCCACCAAgacgagaaaaaaacaaaaaaaaaaaacaaaaacagatcatCCTCTGATGATCGGGTTTCGTGTAACACTTGCATTTGGTcatgtttgtgtcatctggatgtaaacaagACCACCATAAAGAGGAACTGACAAGTTCTTTGACCTCCaggtaaaccctgaaggtcaaggtcaaccaCTTATCCCACGTAATGGCTTTTGGGCAAGAACATTCACCATATTCATGTGAAATGTGGAGGTAAGAAAGCAGAAACTGCTACCAAGAAAGCTTTTTTTGGGTTGATTTTAGTGTTTGTACTTCCTTTAACCTTGACCTTACACTTTTTCCATGCCCAGAAAGGTCTTCAAGTGTCTACTTGCGttaaaaatgcaataaaaaaaataaaataaataaaagcaaacaaaaacatacTGACAGatcttgcaagaaaaaaaaaatcattttggcaAGATAAAGAGCTGAAGTCATTTATGTGAAGTttccctggaaaaaaaaaaatgactagtCTGATTTCCACCAAGTTTCGCACTAAAACATCATGAAATGACGCCACTCAGCAGTACGACGCCTTTATTCTGTTGTCTGGGGGGACCCCTGTGGttttatatgatgaaataaaCAGAATATGGTAACACATTTGGACAGAAATTCATCCACAAACAGGTTTTGCAACCCTGTGTTTGTAACTGCAGGGTCTTGGTGGACACTAGAGGGCACCATTTCTATTTTCCGAATTTACATTTGATATTTAAGATGTTTGTCCTTGAACACGTATATTTGTCGTGTTCTACGTCCAGACACGGGTTACTGTAGTTGTCTCGGATGCAGGTGGGTGGTGTACCAAGAGCCGAACTACAGGGGGCCTCACTACATCCTGGAGAAACGAGACTACAACAACTTCTCAGACTGGGGCAGCCAGAGCAACACCGTGGGCTCCATGCGGCGAGTCCGCTTCAGCTAAGACCCCGGCAAACACGTGGAACCTGTCAGCTTCACAAACTATTTTActaataaacatttaaaaaccagCATGTGGTCAGAGATCTTATGTTAAAAATAAAGACGAACCTGCTTTGCATTCAGACGACGACGTGCAACAAactgaaaatttaaaaaacacctCAAACCCCCAAATTCTTAAAAGTTTAagtatttttattcttttaaagaACAGGCAGGGAACATGAACATATGTACCCGGCAGGCGTGTGCCAATCCTTacatgcacacaagaaggaaaacaaaaataaatagaagCCTCAGCTGTACCTATAGTGTGTGAGAtttggtcaaacaaggtcagagCTCACCTGTGAAGGCGATCTGTCTAAAACAAACTCTTCTCTTAAATTCTGAGATTCTCATATAAGAAACATTTAAATGTGCTAACAAGCAGAGAACATGATCAAATCACATCCCAATAatcagtggaaaaaaataaaaattaataaacctTTATTCACCAAATAAAGTAAGAGAGACTGGAGCCACTGATTCAAGCACAGCTGGAAGAAACAAATGCTGCTGAAGATc comes from Thalassophryne amazonica chromosome 2, fThaAma1.1, whole genome shotgun sequence and encodes:
- the crybgx gene encoding crystallin beta gamma X, which produces MWPRRADMNIFTKIPGLAQKNSKLGSVLQRAFYGSSGRVTLFEQRNFAGRRLDLSSDCPRLSDKNYPERCNSVQVESGAWVGYEHENFRGRQYLWDMSERGEYNCCDKWCAQVDHISSVRSVRQDNSSARAQLFERVGFSGKKMAIQDDVPNLMNRYNLNRVASIRVLGGAWVVYQEPNYRGPHYILEKRDYNNFSDWGSQSNTVGSMRRVRFS